The proteins below come from a single Frankiaceae bacterium genomic window:
- a CDS encoding FIST N-terminal domain-containing protein: MGQSSDPDASAAGRAAATAAITGEAPKLLVVFCSDSYDLSALLRGIAEVSGGAPLIGCSTAGEIATNGPADASVVVTAFGGDGFSVETRAAKGVAARLREAGAEVAGALRPVEGKPHQVLLLLTDGLAGDQQEIVRGAYGVVGAAVPLVGGCAGDDLKMRTTYQLHGTEVLGDAIVAAAISSDAPFGIGVQHGWRPVGEPMLVTKSGGNRVHMLDDRPALDVYLERLDAPAEARTDPAAFTKFALTHPLGLSRRSAEPQVRFVAEADFGDRSIGCIAEVPQGGVTWFMEGDASSVLAATDKACDAALSALNGARPLGLLAFDCIARREVLGEGIRAEIDRVAEVAGGAPVAGFYTYGEIARTHGISGFHNQTLVVLAVS, encoded by the coding sequence GTGGGGCAGTCCTCCGACCCCGACGCGTCCGCCGCCGGGCGCGCGGCCGCCACGGCGGCGATCACCGGCGAGGCGCCGAAGCTGCTCGTCGTCTTCTGCTCCGACTCCTACGACCTCTCCGCCCTGCTGCGTGGCATCGCCGAGGTGTCCGGCGGCGCGCCGCTGATCGGCTGCTCGACGGCCGGCGAGATCGCGACGAACGGGCCCGCCGACGCGAGCGTCGTCGTGACGGCGTTCGGCGGGGACGGCTTCTCCGTCGAGACCCGCGCCGCCAAGGGCGTCGCCGCCCGGCTGCGCGAGGCCGGCGCCGAGGTCGCGGGCGCGCTGCGCCCCGTCGAAGGCAAGCCGCACCAGGTCCTGCTCCTGCTCACCGACGGCCTCGCCGGCGACCAGCAGGAGATCGTCCGCGGCGCGTACGGCGTCGTCGGCGCCGCGGTCCCGCTCGTCGGGGGCTGCGCGGGCGACGACCTCAAGATGCGCACGACGTACCAGCTGCACGGCACCGAGGTCCTGGGCGACGCGATCGTGGCGGCGGCGATCTCGTCGGACGCGCCGTTCGGGATCGGCGTGCAGCACGGCTGGCGTCCCGTCGGCGAGCCGATGCTCGTCACCAAGAGCGGCGGCAACCGCGTCCACATGCTCGACGACCGCCCCGCGCTCGACGTCTACCTCGAACGCCTCGACGCGCCGGCGGAGGCGCGGACCGACCCGGCGGCGTTCACGAAGTTCGCGCTGACCCACCCGCTCGGCCTGTCTCGGCGGTCGGCGGAGCCGCAGGTGCGGTTCGTGGCGGAGGCGGACTTCGGCGACCGTTCGATCGGCTGCATCGCGGAGGTGCCGCAGGGCGGCGTCACGTGGTTCATGGAAGGCGACGCCTCCTCGGTGCTCGCCGCGACCGACAAGGCCTGCGACGCGGCGCTGTCCGCACTGAACGGAGCGCGGCCGCTGGGGCTGCTGGCGTTCGACTGCATCGCGCGGCGCGAGGTGCTCGGCGAGGGCATCCGCGCCGAGATCGACCGCGTCGCCGAGGTCGCGGGCGGCGCGCCGGTCGCGGGCTTCTACACGTACGGCGAGATCGCGCGCACCCACGGCATCAGCGGGTTCCACAACCAGACGCTCGTCGTGCTGGCGGTGAGCTGA
- a CDS encoding AMP-binding protein, which translates to MPGPSPRNAVAALATLARAGILRPPRPDQAVGMAAALAFWGITPAGGYAMRAVREPRRAAVIDPEGTLTNADVDRMTTALAAYLLEEGIEAGQPVGLLCRNDRSFVLSLVALVKVGATVVLLNTGSAAPEVAGVVESEGLVAIVHSPSLADRVPEGVRAYSAGDFAALAEEYGTARPRAPKEQATFVILTSGTTGRPKGARRAPPTSLEPAVALLQAIPFKARETTVVAAPLFHAWGFLQWMVGLTLGSTVVLTGSFDAEATLRAVEEHQATAIVAVPVMLRRLLAVETPYDTSSLRVVAVSGSALPPDVATAFLDRFGDVLYDLYGSTEVAWAAIAGPSDMREAPGSVGRPPYGTTVAVLGADGEPLPTGETGRIFVGSAMTIESYTSGDSKEVRDGLVSTGDLGHLDADGRLYVSGREDDMIVSGGENVFPQPVEDVLSALPSVADVAVVGVPDDEWGQRLRAYVVRADSSLTEDDVRDAVKRSLARHYVPRDVVFTDALPRNEAGKVLRRRL; encoded by the coding sequence GTGCCAGGCCCCTCCCCGCGCAACGCCGTCGCCGCGCTCGCCACCCTCGCCCGCGCCGGCATCCTCCGCCCGCCGCGCCCCGACCAGGCGGTCGGCATGGCCGCGGCGCTCGCGTTCTGGGGCATCACGCCGGCCGGGGGGTACGCCATGCGCGCCGTCCGCGAGCCCCGCCGCGCGGCCGTCATCGACCCCGAGGGCACCCTGACGAACGCCGACGTCGACCGGATGACGACGGCGCTCGCGGCGTACCTCCTCGAGGAGGGCATCGAGGCGGGGCAGCCGGTCGGGCTGCTCTGCCGCAACGACAGATCGTTCGTCCTCTCGCTCGTCGCGCTGGTCAAGGTCGGCGCGACCGTGGTGCTCCTCAACACCGGCTCCGCCGCGCCCGAGGTGGCCGGCGTCGTGGAGTCCGAGGGGCTCGTCGCGATCGTGCACTCGCCCTCGCTCGCCGACCGCGTGCCGGAGGGGGTGCGCGCCTACTCGGCCGGCGACTTCGCGGCGCTGGCCGAGGAGTACGGGACCGCGAGGCCGCGCGCGCCCAAGGAGCAGGCGACGTTCGTCATCCTCACCTCGGGCACGACCGGCCGGCCCAAGGGCGCCCGCCGCGCGCCGCCGACGTCGCTGGAGCCGGCCGTCGCGCTGCTGCAGGCGATCCCGTTCAAGGCACGGGAGACGACGGTGGTGGCGGCGCCGCTGTTCCACGCGTGGGGGTTCCTGCAGTGGATGGTCGGGCTGACGCTCGGCTCGACGGTCGTGCTGACGGGCTCCTTCGACGCCGAGGCGACGCTGCGCGCCGTCGAGGAGCACCAGGCGACCGCGATCGTCGCGGTGCCGGTCATGCTGCGGCGGCTGCTCGCCGTGGAGACGCCGTACGACACGTCGTCGCTCCGCGTCGTCGCTGTCAGCGGGTCGGCGCTGCCGCCGGACGTCGCGACGGCGTTCCTGGACCGGTTCGGCGACGTGCTCTACGACCTCTACGGCTCCACCGAGGTCGCGTGGGCCGCCATCGCCGGGCCATCGGACATGCGGGAGGCGCCGGGGTCGGTGGGGCGGCCGCCGTACGGCACCACGGTCGCGGTCCTCGGTGCGGACGGCGAGCCGCTGCCGACGGGCGAGACCGGGCGGATCTTCGTCGGCAGCGCCATGACCATCGAGTCGTACACCTCCGGCGACAGCAAGGAGGTGCGCGACGGGCTGGTCTCGACCGGCGACCTCGGGCACCTCGACGCCGACGGCCGGCTGTACGTCTCTGGCCGCGAGGACGACATGATCGTCTCGGGCGGCGAGAACGTCTTCCCCCAGCCGGTCGAGGACGTGCTGTCCGCGCTGCCGTCCGTCGCCGACGTGGCCGTCGTGGGCGTACCGGACGACGAGTGGGGGCAGCGGCTGCGCGCGTATGTCGTCCGCGCCGACTCCTCCCTGACGGAGGACGACGTGCGCGATGCCGTGAAGCGGTCGCTGGCCCGGCACTACGTCCCGCGTGACGTCGTCTTCACCGACGCCCTGCCGCGCAACGAGGCCGGCAAGGTCCTCAGACGGCGCCTCTGA